The genomic interval CGCCGTCGGCGAGTACGAGGGCAAGAAGCTGCGGTCCGTGGCCAAGGGGCAGATCGACCTCGACGCCAAGGACGAGGAGACCCCCGACGCCGATCGGGAGAAGCGGACCGAGGAGTACGCCGGGCTGCTCGGCTGGATGAAGGAGCGGCTGGGTGAGGACATCAAGGAGGTACGCCTCTCCTCCCGCCTCACCGTCTCCCCCGCCTGCGTCGTCTCCGACGCGCACGACCTGACCCCGGCCATGGAGAACATGTACCGCGCCATGGGCCAGGAGGTGCCCCGTGCCAAGCGGATCCTGGAGCTCAACCCGGACCACCAGCTGGTGAAGGGCCTCAACCGGGCGTACAAGGAGCGCGAGGACCGTACGGAGCTCGCCGACACCGCCGAGCTCCTGCACGGCCTGGCCGTACTCGCCGAGGGCGGCCAGCCGAAGGAACCGGCCCGCTTCGTCAAGCTGATGGCGGCCCGCCTGGAACGCGCGCTGTAACGTAACGCGGTCTCCGCCGGACACCGGCGGCCCGCCCCGCACGATCCGGGCGGGCCGCCGGTGTCCGGCGCCGGTCTTTGCCCCCAGGGTCCTGGCAGCCGGTGGAGGAGCCCCTGACCTTCTTCGGCCGGGGGCTCAGGTGAACGCTTGGAGTGGAGCTCAGGCGTGGGGCCGGGCTTGTCCGGAGGTGTCGGCTACGGGGCGGAAGACCAGTCCGTTCTGGGGCGAGAAGCTGGAGCTGCCGTTGGGCGGGACGACCAGGGTCGCCGGGCCGGAGCAGACCCCATCCGCGTAGAAGAAGGCGTTCGCGTCGGTCCTGTTGACGGCCCCCACCGCACCCTGGATGCCGAAGCAGATGAAGTTTGCCCGGTTGGTGACGTCAATGGTGTTGCCGTTGGGGTACCTGAGGGTCAAAGTTCCGTTTGCCGCTTCAGCGTTGGCGGAAAGTCCGATGATGAGGGCTGTTGCCGCAGTCGCTGTCACCCCGAGTTGCGCCAGGCGTTTGAGCGGGAACATGGGGTCTCCTTCCCCCGCGGTGGCGCCGCGTTGCCGTTGGGGAGAGTCACCTCCCCGAGAGCGGCGCCTTCACGGAGGAGAATCCACGCTTCCGGATGCATCTCGATAGACTGTTGACGAAATGTCACACGAAAGGATGACTTGATGTTTGAGGAGTGGCATTCATACGGGTAGCCGATCCGCGCCGCTCCCATCCGGGGGCGCGCCTGATCCAGCCGACCTGCCACTACCCGCCGGAAGCCGGTTGGCCCCCGGCGGCGGTGGCGGTGGCGGTTATTCCGGGCCACCCTGCCAGGTCACCCGCATCGCCTCCGGCCCCCGGATGTGCGGCCGTTCTCTCCACGTGATGTCGCGGACGGTCAGCTCCGGGGCCCTGGTGAGCAGCACCCGCAGCCCTTCCTGAAGGTCGATGCGCCCGAGCTGGGCGCCGACGCAGTAGTGCGCGCCGTAACCGAAGGTGAGGTGTCCACCGGGTGGCCGGGTGAAGTCGATCGCGTCGGGGTCCTCGAAGCGGGCCGGGTCGTGGTTGGCCGACTCGACGGCGACGGTGAGGGCTTCGCCCGCGCGCACCAGCGTGCCGCCGACGTTGACGTCCTCCCGCGCATAGCGGACGAACAGGCCGGCACCGGCGGAGGCGTTGTTGCGCAGCAGTTCCTCGACGGCCGCCGGCAGCTCGTCCGGATTCGCACGCAGCCGGTTCCAGAGCGCACGGTCGCCCCGCGTGAGAACGTAGACGCAGTTCGGAATCTGGGTGATGATCGCCTCGAACCTGGCCAGCAGCATGCTGACGACCAGGTCGATCAGCTCGTTGTCGGTGAGCCGGTCCTCCTCGTCCCGGGCCTGGATCATCGCCGACATCAGGTCGTCGCGGGGGCGCGTCCGACGCTCGGCGATGAGCCGCTCGGTGCAGGCGCGCAAGGCACCGAACCGCCGCATCATGTCCTCGGCGCCGACGGTGCTGCCGGGCATCAGTGCCGCACTGGTCGACTCGAACACCTCCCGGTCCGAGACCGGCACGCCGAGCAGGTCACAGATGGACAGCACGCTCATCCGCTGCGCGTAGTCCACCACGATGTCCATGCCCGGGCCGGCCTTCATCGCCGACGACAGCAGATCGTCCGCCGCCGCGTGCACCGTCGGGCGCTGCGCATCGATACGGGATCTGCTGAGGGCTTTGAGCAACAGCGTGCGCAGCCGGGTGTGTTCGGGGGCGTCCATGGTGATCAGCCCGGCCAGCTCCGTCGCCTCCTCCTGGCGCGGGAAGTCCCGGCCGACCGACATCGCGCGGCTGAACCGCGCATCGCCCAGCACCAGCCGGGCGTCCGCGTAGCGGCTGACCAGCCAGGTGGGTTCACCGTAGGCGAGCCGCACCCGGAGCAGCCCCTCGCGTTGCCGCAGCTCCCGGAACCGCTCGTTGACCTCGATGCCGCGGCCGTCGTCGAAGGGGAAGTGCTCCAGCGCCTCTGTGGCGTCGGGAAGATCGGGAACGGTCGTCATAGGGGTTGTACCTCCGTCAGCCAGTCGTGCAGGTTCGCTGAGATCAGGTCGGCGTGCTGGGACAGGATGGTGAAGTGATCGCCGGGCAGCCTGCGCACGCGGTGCGCCAGTTCGGCCGGGAACGGGTGGTCCTCCGAACTGGTGGGCACGCCCGCGACGACCTCGCTGGCGAGCAGGTGCAGGATCGGCGCCTTCAGCGGGCCGGGCCGCCAGCCGCTGTAGATCCTGCTGTAGCCGCCCATCGCCGCGATCTGACCGCTGGTGGTCACTGTCCGGTCCGGACGGTCGAGCGACATGCCCATGAGGTCACGTCGCCGGATCTGCTCACGCATGAACTCGCTGCGGGTCTCGGTCTGTTCCATCTCCTCCTCCGGCAGGTACGAGTCCAGCAGGAGCAGCGCGGTGACGGGGACGCCGGTCTGTTCCAGGTGGGTGGCCAGGTCGTGCGCCGGCCAGCCGCCCGAGGAGTACCCCGCGATGATCAACGGGGTGTCTGCCAGCTCACGGCGCAGCGGTTTCGCCAGCATCCTCATCAGGGCGGCACGGTCGGCGGGCAGCGGAGCCTCGCCCGCGAATCCGGGCGACCACAGCGACCACACGTCGGACGCGGGGTCCAGCCCGGCGTGCAGGTAGGAGTAGGGCAGGTCCAGGTTGGGGAAGATCGGCGGGGTGAGGCCGACGATCGTGGGGCCGCCCGTGCCCGCGCCCACCTTGCGCAGTTCGGCGAGATCGCGCGGGTCGTCCTGGTCGAACGTGTCGCGGGTCTCGGAGGCCGCGCGGGCCAGGCGGAGGGCGACGTTGATCCGGCCGGTGCGGATCGCCCGGATGTAGAACGAGGCCAGGCTGCCGTCGCTTTCGTCGGCGTTCCCGGGCGCCGGGTCCACCGGTCCGGTGCCGGATTCCGGGACCTCGTTCCGGGACCGGGCGGTCCCCGCGATCTCGTCGAGCGTGCCCTCCTCGGCGCGGGCGGCCAGTTTTTCCAGTACACGCTCGGTGAGATCGACCACCGTGGGGTAGTTCAGCACGTCGGAGAGTTCGATCTCCACACCGGCATCGGTGGTGAGTCTGTCGCGCAGATCCTCCGCGCCCAGCGAGTCCATCCCGAGATCGCGGAACGTGTCCTCGGCGTCGACCTGGTCGTCCGGTCCGTTGCCCAGCGCCCGGCCCAGGCACTCACGCACCAGCGTCTCGACCTGGCGCGTGCGCTCCCGCTCGTGCAGTGCCCAGAGCAGAGCGGCGGGCGAGCGCGGATCGGGCTCGCGCGTCCCGGGGTCGTCGGAGACCAGCACCGGCATGGTCCACTCGCGCTCGATCCAGTACCGGTTGCGCTGGAAGGCGTAGCCGGGCAACGGGATACGCCGCGCACCGGTGCCGGCCAGGACGGCACGCCAGTCCACCGCCGCCCCCAGCACGTACGCGCGGCCCAGCGCGCGCACGATCGCCGCGGAACCGGTCACCGCGCTCTCCGTCTCCTCCGGCACGGCCAGTACGGCGGGACCGTCGGACAGCGCGGCGGCCGTGCCCGCGGTGTCCCCACCGAACACGAGCAGCAGTCGATGACCGTCGGCCCGCAGCTCGCGGGCGGCCGAGCCGGGGTCGGCGGCCGGCACCGTGCGGTAGTCGTCCTCGGCCGGACGTTCCCGCAGCCAACGGCCGGTGTCCCCGCAGAGCACCGGCACACCGGGCGCGGGGGGCGGGACGTCCACGACGTCGGGTTCGGCGCCCGCGGGACGCCCGGCCGCGATCCGCAGCGCCGAGGACAGGGACAGCCACCCGACCGCCCAGGACGCGGCCAGCCGGCCGGATCCGTGTCCCGCCAGCGCCGCCGGGCGCACCCCGGACGCGCACCACACTCGTGTCACGCCGGTCAGCACGGCCAGCGTGGCCGGGGCCGACACGTCCGGCCGGTCCAGTGGTGGCGCGTCCGGGTCACCGCGAAGCACATCCGTCAGGGACCAGCCGACCTGCCCGGCCAGCGCCGCCGCACATGCGGAGAGGTGCTCGGCGAACGGCTCGGCCTCGGCGTACTGGGTGGCCAGCGCGCGCACCACGGCCGGGGTGCACTCGTGCGGGTACAGGAACGCGGTGCTGCCGTCCCGCACGGCGGTGCCGGAGACCACCACCGCGGCGCTCCCGGTGTCGTTCCGGCCCGTGCTCAGCGCGGTCAGGCCCGCGGCGAGATCGGCCGGGCGGGAGCCGAACACCACCGCGCGGTGCGGCAGGTGCGCCCGGGCGGTGGCCAGCGACCACGACAGGTCCAGCAGGTCCGGGCGCGCCCGGTCGAGGTACTCGTGCAGCGCGGCCGCCTGTGCGGACAGCGCCTGTTCGGTCCTGCCCGACAGGGTCCAGGCCAGCAGGGGCGGGACGGCACGGTCGCCGGGCTCGATGTCCGGGTCGGGCCCCGGGTCCTCCAGGATCACGTGCGCGTTGGTGCCGCCGACTCCGAACGCGGACACGCCCGCCCGCCGGGGACGCCCGTCGCGCGGCCACGGGACCGCGCTGGTGAGCAGTTCGACCCCGCCCTGCGCCCAGTCGACCCGGGGGGTCGCCGTGCCGATGTGCAGGGTTTTGGGCAGTGTGCTGTGCCGCATGGCCAGCACCATCTTCACCACGCCGGCGACTCCGGCCGCGGCCTGGGTGTGGGCGAGGTTCGACTTCACCGCGCCGACCAGCAGCGGCGGCCGGTCGCCGCGGTGGCGGCCGTACCCGGCCAGCAGCGCCTGTGCCTCGATCGGGTCGCCGAGCGCGGTGCCCGTGCCGTGTGCCTCCACCGCGTCGACGTCCGCGGGCGACAGGCCGGCCGAAGCGAGCGCGTCGGCGATCACCTGCTGCTGCGCGGTTCCGTTCGGGGCGGTCAGCCCGGAGGAGGTGCCGTCGGAGTTGATCGCCGATCCGCGCAGCAGCGCGAGCACCGGGTGGTGGTTGCGACGTGCGTCGGAAAGCTTCTCCAGCACCAGCATCCCGGCGCCCTCGCCCCACGCGGTGCCGTCGGCGGCCGAGGAGAAGGGCTTGCACCGTCCGTCCGGCGCCAGGGCGCGTTGCCGGGCGTAGTCGATGAACAGCAGCGGGCTGGACAGGATGGTCACCCCGCCCGCGAGCGCCAGGGTGCACTCGCCCGCGCGCAGCGACCGCACCGCCAGGTGGATCCCGACCAGGGACGAGGAACAGGCGGTGTCCACCGTGAGCACGGGCCCTTGCAGGCCGAACACATAGGCCAGCCGGCCGGAGGTCACGCTGCCCGCGTTGCCGATGGAGAGCTGGCCCAGCATGTCCTCGGGCATCTCGCGGACCGCCGTGGCGTAGTCCGCGTTGGACAGTCCGAGGAACACGCCGGTGCGGCTGCCGCGCAGCCCGGCCGGATCGATGCCGGCGGACTCCAGCGCCTGCCAGGTGACCTCCAGCGCGATCCGCTGCTGCGGGTCCATGCTGAGCGCCTCGCGCGGCGAAATGCCGAAGAACTCGGAATCGAAGTCGGCCGCGTCGTCGAGGAAGGCACCGTGCCGGACGTAGGAGCGGCCCGGTGTGCCCGGTTCCGGGTGGTAGATCTGGTCTTCGGTCCAGCCGCGGTCGGCCGGGAACCCGGTGATCACGTCCCGCTCCGCGGCGAGCAGTTCCCACAGCTCCTCCGGCGAACCGACCCCACCGCCGAACCGGCAACCCATGCCGACCACTGCCACCGGGTCGTCGACGGGGTTCTCCAGCTCCCGCAACCGCTCCCGGGTGCGCTGGAGTTCCGCGGTGACCCGCTGGAAGTACTTGACGAGCTTCGGATCCTCGCCCACAGTTTTCGATTCCTCTCCGGTCGGCCGGGCGGTCCCGGCTGCTGGCTCACGCATCGCCGAGCTCCCGGTCCACGAAGGCGTAGAGCTGGTCCACGGAGGCCGAGCTCAGCTCGTCCA from Streptomyces albireticuli carries:
- a CDS encoding cytochrome P450, producing the protein MTTVPDLPDATEALEHFPFDDGRGIEVNERFRELRQREGLLRVRLAYGEPTWLVSRYADARLVLGDARFSRAMSVGRDFPRQEEATELAGLITMDAPEHTRLRTLLLKALSRSRIDAQRPTVHAAADDLLSSAMKAGPGMDIVVDYAQRMSVLSICDLLGVPVSDREVFESTSAALMPGSTVGAEDMMRRFGALRACTERLIAERRTRPRDDLMSAMIQARDEEDRLTDNELIDLVVSMLLARFEAIITQIPNCVYVLTRGDRALWNRLRANPDELPAAVEELLRNNASAGAGLFVRYAREDVNVGGTLVRAGEALTVAVESANHDPARFEDPDAIDFTRPPGGHLTFGYGAHYCVGAQLGRIDLQEGLRVLLTRAPELTVRDITWRERPHIRGPEAMRVTWQGGPE
- a CDS encoding type I polyketide synthase, producing the protein MGEDPKLVKYFQRVTAELQRTRERLRELENPVDDPVAVVGMGCRFGGGVGSPEELWELLAAERDVITGFPADRGWTEDQIYHPEPGTPGRSYVRHGAFLDDAADFDSEFFGISPREALSMDPQQRIALEVTWQALESAGIDPAGLRGSRTGVFLGLSNADYATAVREMPEDMLGQLSIGNAGSVTSGRLAYVFGLQGPVLTVDTACSSSLVGIHLAVRSLRAGECTLALAGGVTILSSPLLFIDYARQRALAPDGRCKPFSSAADGTAWGEGAGMLVLEKLSDARRNHHPVLALLRGSAINSDGTSSGLTAPNGTAQQQVIADALASAGLSPADVDAVEAHGTGTALGDPIEAQALLAGYGRHRGDRPPLLVGAVKSNLAHTQAAAGVAGVVKMVLAMRHSTLPKTLHIGTATPRVDWAQGGVELLTSAVPWPRDGRPRRAGVSAFGVGGTNAHVILEDPGPDPDIEPGDRAVPPLLAWTLSGRTEQALSAQAAALHEYLDRARPDLLDLSWSLATARAHLPHRAVVFGSRPADLAAGLTALSTGRNDTGSAAVVVSGTAVRDGSTAFLYPHECTPAVVRALATQYAEAEPFAEHLSACAAALAGQVGWSLTDVLRGDPDAPPLDRPDVSAPATLAVLTGVTRVWCASGVRPAALAGHGSGRLAASWAVGWLSLSSALRIAAGRPAGAEPDVVDVPPPAPGVPVLCGDTGRWLRERPAEDDYRTVPAADPGSAARELRADGHRLLLVFGGDTAGTAAALSDGPAVLAVPEETESAVTGSAAIVRALGRAYVLGAAVDWRAVLAGTGARRIPLPGYAFQRNRYWIEREWTMPVLVSDDPGTREPDPRSPAALLWALHERERTRQVETLVRECLGRALGNGPDDQVDAEDTFRDLGMDSLGAEDLRDRLTTDAGVEIELSDVLNYPTVVDLTERVLEKLAARAEEGTLDEIAGTARSRNEVPESGTGPVDPAPGNADESDGSLASFYIRAIRTGRINVALRLARAASETRDTFDQDDPRDLAELRKVGAGTGGPTIVGLTPPIFPNLDLPYSYLHAGLDPASDVWSLWSPGFAGEAPLPADRAALMRMLAKPLRRELADTPLIIAGYSSGGWPAHDLATHLEQTGVPVTALLLLDSYLPEEEMEQTETRSEFMREQIRRRDLMGMSLDRPDRTVTTSGQIAAMGGYSRIYSGWRPGPLKAPILHLLASEVVAGVPTSSEDHPFPAELAHRVRRLPGDHFTILSQHADLISANLHDWLTEVQPL